CAAAAGTGTTTGAGTTGCATCTATCTGTGAGTTCTGTTCTGGTAAGCTTGAATACTGCTGCATGGTCAACTAGACCGTTGAACAAGTTTAGCTTCGCACAAGAGTGCGAACAGGATTTTATGTATATTAGCGCACATTTGTTTTTTATTTATAAATCATAACCTATAGTGTCGAATGTGACGAAGATCCCACAATTTAATGTACGAAATCACTAAGTTCGGAATTTCTTAAGAACAACTTAATACTATGGATTTACAACTTGCTCAATTAGTTATCAATGGCATTGCTGTAGGGAGTATTATTGCTCTGGCGGCAGTCGGTCTTACCCTTACCTATGGGATTTTACGGTTGTCAAATTTTGCTCACGGTGACTTTCTGACTTTGGGAGCTTATCTGACGCTACTAGCGAACAGTAGTGGTATAAATATTTGGCTGTCAATGATACTGGCGGCGGCGGGAACAGTAGTTACAATGCTGTTATCCGAAAAGTTGCTGTGGTCAAGAATGCGGAGTCTCCGTGCCACTTCCACTACGCTGATTATTATTTCCATCGGACTCGCCTTATTCTTACGTAATGGAATTATTCTCATCTGGGGCGGTAAGAACCAAAATTACAATGTACCTGTCACCTCGGCTTTAGATATCTTTGGCTTAAAAGTGCCGCAAAATCAATTGTTGGTATTAGGTTTAGCAGTGCTGGCTATTGTGGCGCTGCACTATTTACTGCAAAATACGAAAATTGGCAAGGCGATGCGAGCAGTAGCTGACGATCTGGACTTAGCTAGAGTTTCTGGTATTAATGTAGACCAAGTAATTCTCTGGACTTGGCTAATTGCTGGCACGTTGACATCCTTAGGGGGCAGTATGTACGGCTTAATTACTGCTGTGCGCCCAAATATGGGGTGGTTTTTGATTTTGCCCCTATTCGCCTCAGTGATTTTGGGTGGAATTGGTAATCCTTATGGTGCGATCGCCGCAGCTTTTATCATTGGCATAGCTCAAGAAGTCAGTACCCCTTGGCTGGGTTCTCAATATAAACAAGGTGTAGCACTGTTAATTATGATTTTGGTGCTGCTCATTCGTCCCAAAGGTTTATTCAAAGGCACGATTTGAGCAGCACCACTCAACTTCTAACTATTCGATGATATGGAAGTAATAGGCCGCAACTAAGAAGTTGATAGCTAACAAAAACAATGCCCAACCAGTACGGAAGGGGTATGGGGGTTTAGCACCACTGTCAGCAACTGGTAAGTTAGCAGTTTTATCAGCCATTAGTTTGTTCTCCTAAATTTCAGGACTTTTTAAGACATACCAAACAGGTGTACCGTTTACCCAAATTCTTTAAAAATATTTGTGTAGTTTGGGTATTGGGCATGGGGCATAGCGCATTGGGTATGGGTTATTCCTTCCCCCTGCTCTCTGCTCCCTGCTCCCCTACCTCTTCACCTGCATGGTAGGAACTGCGAACCAGAGGCCCGGAACGGACGTGGTTGAATCCCATCTTCCATGCTACGCTGCCGAGTCGATCGAATTCCTCTGGAGTCCAGTATTTTTGGACTGGGAGATGTTCCAAAGACGGTCGCATGTATTGACCAATAGTTAGGCGATCGCATCCTACTGCCCTTAAATCTGCCATTGTTTCGATGACTTCATCAAAAGTTTCTCCATGTCCTAGCATCAAACCTGATTTTGTGGGGATGGAAGAATCTATTTCTTTTACAACTGCAAGCACGTGGAGCGAGCGATCGTATTTCGCTCCCCGGCGCACTGGCCCGGTTAAGCGTCGCACTGTCTCGATATTGTGGTTAAAACAAGCTGGCTTTGCCTTGACAATCATCGCTATGCGTTGGCGTTGGCCTTCTTCTCCAGCCCCCACACCGCCCCAAAAATCTGGTGTCAGTACTTCAATTTGAGTTTCTGGGTTCAACCGACGGATGGTTTCCATCGTTTGGACAAAATGACCTGCACCCTGATCTGCCAAGTCATCACGAGCGACAGAAGTCAGTACCACATAACGTAATCCTAAAAGCTGTACTGCTTCTGCCACCTTTTGTGGTTCTTCCCGATCAAGAGGCATTGGTGCATGACCTTTATCTACTTGACAAAATGCACAAGAGCGCGTGCAAGTAGGCCCCATGAGTAAAAAAGTTGCTGTTTTTTGGGCATAGCATTCTCCCCGATTAGGACAACGTCCTTCTTCGCAAATTGTATGAATTTGGCGTTGCTTGATAATGCGCTGTACGGTAGAGATTTCACTGGCTTTGCCGATAGAGCGACGTAACCAGCTAGGCATGGCCATAATTTCTGACTTGAGTTGGGCTTGTTGTGACGAAGTCATAGACATCCAAGCTAGATCCAAAGTTACTGTAGGGCAAGTTCCCTATGCTCTAGAGCAAGGTTCAAGCCTTAAATATCACCATGACATAATTTGTTAAGAATAGAAGTACAAGTTTTTTAAAATACATCCAGTAACATCACTTATAGCGGAATATACTCTCCCCCATTCAAGATAAATTTTGAGTATAGTGGGAGCATTCTTATTGCCCAACGGCAAAACCGCCATTTCCACCTATAGTTTCTGTTAGAGTAATCAGTCGTGGCAAGTAACAAAATCCTAGTTATTGATGACACCACAGTTGTCAGGGTAAAAGTACGAGAAATGTTGCCTCCTGGCAATTTCGAGGTTGTAGAAGCAAAAGACGGCTTGGAAGGACTCAATTTTATCTTGAAAGAAAAATTCAACTTGATCATGTTGGATTTCCTCTTACCCAAAATGAGTGGTTGGGAAGTGTTCCAGCAAATTCAAGCCCAGCCAGAGTTAAGGAAGATTCCCTTAGTAATGATGTCTGGCCGTAAGGAAGAAGTAACGGAGAAAATTCCCGAACCTTTTGAATATTTTGAATTTCTTGGGAAGCCCTTTGACCAGAAGCAACTCATCGGTGCAATTAAATCAGCAATGGCGAAATCTAAACAGGTACGCCCAGAACCTGTTTTGGTAGGAGCTGGTGTTGCTGCTAGTAATGCTGCTGTCTCAACTTCTAATTACGGTAATGGTACAGTAACAACTTCTAGTACTACTAGCACTAGCGCAGTTCAAGCACCAGTTCAAACCCCCGTTGTTGAGGCTGCTCCTTCTGCGGAAATTGAGCTACTCAATGAAAAAATTGCCAAGATGCAAGCAGAAATTGATGGATTGAAGAAACAACTCACTCAAGTTGTGACATTTATTAAGCAGAAAGTTAAGTAGCCATGATTCCCGGCGTACAATAACCAGGACGCATGAAAAGTGTTCTCCTTGCTTTTTCAAGTCAGCGTTGGCGCTGAATATGAACTTGAACGCCCTGATTACTATGACTCGATAACTAATACCCGATCGCATCTGATACAAATTCCCATAATGTTTGCGACATATCAATTATTTGTAAGGGACAATTTTCCCTAACCATCTGTCGCATTCTTTTTTGAAATTTGGATGAATAAAATATAGAAAACTAACCCTGCCCAATGTCCTTTTAATAAGAGGTAAAGGCAGGGTTTTATATTTAGATAAAATCTAAAAAATGCTTATCAACTAATGAGCGATCGCACTTGCTATTTTCTGGTAGATAAATAGTAATTAAATCGTTCTTGGAGTTGTTCAACTGTCAGGTTTTGAGTCCAGTACTCGACGACAGCATGACCAAACGCCCAAGCATTGCTATCGCTTGGAGTAGTATTTTCCAGCAGCAAGGGCCAGAGGGCTAGTAAATCAAAGTTGGGCTTGCTGGAATCACCTGTATTTAATAAAGAGAAAAGCTCATAAGCCATTTGCAGCTTACCAATCACAATCGGTAACTGTTCCACGGGAATTTTTTCTGCTAGCAGGTATGCCAGAGTCGGAGAGCCTGTTGATAGGGTAGAAATAAACTGGAGGACGGGACTTTTGAGCAGTGATGTCAGTCCTTGAGTTGTCGCCATCTGGAAGGTGTAGTTGTCGATAATTTTCGCCGCCGCAACGGTACGAGCTTCCAGATTACGTAAAAAACGCGCTAGGCGCAGTTGTTTAGCAGGTGCGATCGCCTCTACTAATCCTAAAGATAAAGCTTCGATTCCCCAAGCAGGGCGATTAGTTTTACTATCAGCTGTCACCACAGGTAAAACTAAATTAGAAAAATCGCCTAGCAATTGCGCGCGATATTGTGTAGCTTCCCGAATTGAAATTTCCTTAGGGCGATC
The genomic region above belongs to Calothrix sp. NIES-2098 and contains:
- a CDS encoding inner-membrane translocator, with translation MDLQLAQLVINGIAVGSIIALAAVGLTLTYGILRLSNFAHGDFLTLGAYLTLLANSSGINIWLSMILAAAGTVVTMLLSEKLLWSRMRSLRATSTTLIIISIGLALFLRNGIILIWGGKNQNYNVPVTSALDIFGLKVPQNQLLVLGLAVLAIVALHYLLQNTKIGKAMRAVADDLDLARVSGINVDQVILWTWLIAGTLTSLGGSMYGLITAVRPNMGWFLILPLFASVILGGIGNPYGAIAAAFIIGIAQEVSTPWLGSQYKQGVALLIMILVLLIRPKGLFKGTI
- a CDS encoding photosystem one PsaX; amino-acid sequence: MADKTANLPVADSGAKPPYPFRTGWALFLLAINFLVAAYYFHIIE
- a CDS encoding response regulator receiver protein, giving the protein MASNKILVIDDTTVVRVKVREMLPPGNFEVVEAKDGLEGLNFILKEKFNLIMLDFLLPKMSGWEVFQQIQAQPELRKIPLVMMSGRKEEVTEKIPEPFEYFEFLGKPFDQKQLIGAIKSAMAKSKQVRPEPVLVGAGVAASNAAVSTSNYGNGTVTTSSTTSTSAVQAPVQTPVVEAAPSAEIELLNEKIAKMQAEIDGLKKQLTQVVTFIKQKVK
- a CDS encoding lipoic acid synthetase, with translation MTSSQQAQLKSEIMAMPSWLRRSIGKASEISTVQRIIKQRQIHTICEEGRCPNRGECYAQKTATFLLMGPTCTRSCAFCQVDKGHAPMPLDREEPQKVAEAVQLLGLRYVVLTSVARDDLADQGAGHFVQTMETIRRLNPETQIEVLTPDFWGGVGAGEEGQRQRIAMIVKAKPACFNHNIETVRRLTGPVRRGAKYDRSLHVLAVVKEIDSSIPTKSGLMLGHGETFDEVIETMADLRAVGCDRLTIGQYMRPSLEHLPVQKYWTPEEFDRLGSVAWKMGFNHVRSGPLVRSSYHAGEEVGEQGAESRGKE